In Phytoactinopolyspora mesophila, the following are encoded in one genomic region:
- the hemE gene encoding uroporphyrinogen decarboxylase, whose protein sequence is MNSSLLVRACRGELTERPPVWFMRQAGRSLPEYRKLREGVPMLESCQRPDMVVEITMQPVRRYGVDAAIFFSDIVVPLKAAGVDVEIQPGVGPVVAEPIRTRADLPRLRPLERDDVWFITESVGALVQELGTTPLIGFAGAPFTLASYLVEGGPSRHHERTKALMHSDPDLWHELLARVARISSTFLQVQIDAGASAIQLFDSWAGALSRSDYERFVLPHSASILREITSVPRIHFGVGTAEFLPLIAEAGADVVGVDWRLPLDEAARRVPGKALQGNLDPALVLADTSVIDAEVDRIIAEGRSAPGHVFNLGHGVLPSTDPDVLAHVVDRVQAAGGDSGA, encoded by the coding sequence GTGAACAGCAGCCTTCTGGTTCGAGCATGTCGCGGAGAGCTGACCGAGCGTCCACCCGTCTGGTTCATGCGGCAAGCCGGGCGTTCGCTGCCCGAGTACCGCAAACTGCGCGAAGGCGTGCCGATGCTCGAGTCATGTCAGCGGCCGGACATGGTGGTCGAGATCACCATGCAGCCGGTTCGCCGCTACGGGGTGGACGCCGCCATCTTCTTCTCCGACATCGTGGTGCCGCTCAAGGCCGCGGGGGTTGACGTCGAGATCCAGCCCGGCGTCGGACCGGTGGTGGCCGAGCCGATCCGCACTCGCGCCGACTTACCACGGTTGCGCCCGCTCGAACGTGATGACGTGTGGTTCATCACCGAGTCCGTCGGTGCTCTGGTCCAGGAGCTGGGCACCACACCGCTGATCGGATTCGCCGGCGCGCCCTTCACGCTGGCCTCGTACCTCGTCGAAGGCGGTCCGTCCCGCCACCATGAGCGCACCAAAGCGCTGATGCACAGCGACCCGGACCTCTGGCACGAGCTCCTGGCCCGAGTGGCGCGGATCTCCAGCACCTTCCTGCAGGTACAGATCGATGCCGGGGCCAGTGCGATCCAGTTGTTCGACTCCTGGGCCGGTGCGTTGTCCAGATCCGATTACGAGCGTTTCGTGCTGCCGCACAGCGCTTCCATCCTGCGCGAGATCACCAGCGTGCCACGCATTCATTTCGGGGTGGGCACCGCCGAGTTCCTGCCTCTGATCGCTGAGGCCGGAGCCGACGTGGTGGGCGTCGACTGGCGGCTCCCGCTCGACGAAGCCGCTCGCCGGGTGCCGGGAAAGGCGCTGCAAGGCAACCTTGATCCCGCGCTCGTGCTGGCCGACACCAGTGTGATCGACGCCGAGGTCGACCGGATCATCGCCGAGGGCCGGTCGGCACCGGGTCACGTGTTCAACCTCGGCCACGGCGTCCTGCCGTCCACTGATCCAGACGTGCTCGCCCACGTCGTCGATCGCGTTCAGGCGGCGGGCGGAGACAGCGGGGCCTGA
- a CDS encoding DUF4349 domain-containing protein translates to MKRQTVVAYAVAGAVVALAGCGTEPDSDAAAADSLTPQESAAVDRAEYEDADAQDDSAAVDDEAPDATGVLTQVTSETFDREIIYTIGVDIATEDVQEASRQAASLAHDAGGYVADESTSAERSTVRLRVPADQHADVVGELQQLGTVLDRSRSTEDVTQDVVDTQSRISSQRESISRIRALLDEAGDLSDVIDIEAELASREADLDALLSRQARLADLTAMATINATFTLSDPDTSDEDEGEQAASGFVAGLSNGWNAFGDGAAVALTGLGAALPFLAFGALVGTPLAVWARRRRPAPPFQAPLSPPAA, encoded by the coding sequence ATGAAACGACAGACCGTAGTAGCTTACGCGGTGGCCGGTGCGGTGGTGGCATTGGCCGGGTGCGGAACGGAGCCCGACTCCGACGCCGCGGCAGCGGACTCGCTGACACCCCAAGAATCCGCGGCGGTGGACCGAGCGGAGTACGAGGACGCCGACGCGCAGGACGACTCCGCGGCCGTAGACGACGAGGCGCCCGACGCTACCGGCGTTCTCACGCAGGTCACGAGTGAGACCTTCGACCGGGAGATCATCTACACGATCGGCGTCGACATCGCCACCGAGGATGTGCAGGAGGCTTCCCGGCAGGCGGCATCGCTGGCCCATGACGCTGGTGGTTACGTCGCTGACGAGTCCACGTCGGCGGAACGCTCCACCGTACGGCTCCGGGTACCCGCCGACCAGCACGCTGACGTCGTCGGCGAACTTCAGCAACTAGGCACCGTGCTCGACCGCAGCCGTTCCACCGAGGACGTCACCCAGGACGTCGTCGATACACAGTCACGAATCTCGTCGCAGCGCGAGAGCATCTCCCGGATCAGAGCACTGCTGGACGAAGCCGGTGATCTGAGCGACGTCATCGACATCGAGGCCGAACTGGCCAGCCGGGAGGCCGATCTGGACGCGCTGCTCAGCCGCCAGGCGCGCCTCGCCGACCTGACCGCCATGGCGACGATCAACGCCACGTTTACCCTCAGTGACCCCGACACCAGCGACGAGGATGAGGGCGAGCAGGCGGCCAGCGGCTTCGTCGCCGGATTGAGCAACGGCTGGAACGCCTTCGGCGACGGCGCGGCCGTGGCTCTCACCGGGTTAGGCGCGGCGTTGCCGTTCCTCGCCTTCGGCGCGCTGGTAGGAACGCCCCTGGCAGTGTGGGCGCGTAGGCGGCGGCCGGCACCGCCGTTTCAGGCCCCGCTGTCTCCGCCCGCCGCCTGA
- a CDS encoding DUF3000 domain-containing protein yields MARSNERLQPEAPAAFIQAVETLRAARFRSEMHLEEPSAPKRLATFTFALSADVFVDDAEPEPDPDPVATGRLVLLHEPGGHEAWHGDFRLVTYIRASLEPDIGADPMLLPVAWTWLTDALSTRSAPYTAASGTVTRVASEGFGGMAGQSASAEVEIRASWTPLEPDLEPHALAWGDGLTTAAGLLPLPAGVVAMPSLRPRQHRR; encoded by the coding sequence GTGGCCAGGAGCAATGAACGTCTCCAGCCGGAGGCACCGGCCGCCTTCATCCAGGCGGTTGAGACGTTGCGGGCTGCTCGGTTCCGCTCCGAGATGCATCTCGAGGAACCGTCGGCGCCGAAACGGCTGGCGACCTTCACATTCGCGCTAAGTGCCGATGTGTTCGTCGACGACGCGGAGCCGGAACCCGACCCTGATCCGGTCGCCACCGGCCGCCTGGTGCTGCTGCACGAGCCCGGCGGACACGAAGCGTGGCACGGGGACTTCCGGCTGGTCACTTACATTCGAGCCAGCCTCGAACCCGACATCGGCGCTGACCCGATGTTGCTACCGGTCGCATGGACCTGGCTGACCGATGCCCTCAGCACTCGCTCGGCCCCCTATACCGCCGCCAGCGGCACGGTGACTCGGGTGGCATCCGAAGGGTTCGGCGGAATGGCCGGCCAATCCGCCTCCGCGGAGGTCGAGATCCGGGCCTCGTGGACACCACTCGAACCCGACCTCGAACCACACGCGCTCGCGTGGGGCGATGGTCTCACCACGGCTGCCGGCCTGCTGCCGCTGCCCGCGGGCGTGGTGGCCATGCCCAGCCTCCGACCAAGGCAGCACCGCAGGTGA